A DNA window from Fragaria vesca subsp. vesca linkage group LG3, FraVesHawaii_1.0, whole genome shotgun sequence contains the following coding sequences:
- the LOC101314643 gene encoding uncharacterized protein LOC101314643: MAPPPPLPPPGSVKVTVNLGEKKKRHHHSKKKSQAALDSRVTYTGKDVFGDITLNPKRHKVAPGGSTPSLSMFAPPLPTILKTPIKKVLDEYGCADEKFVHAMIWDLKGIDLDRALFVMYSIDANEDTLELKHAAGGQAERSRELSSD; encoded by the exons ATGGCTCCTCCGCCGCCGCTACCTCCTCCCGGAAGCGTCAAGGTAACTGTGAATCTGGGCGAGAAGAAGAAGCGCCACCACCACTCGAAGAAGAAGAGCCAGGCTGCTCTGGATTCCCGGGTGACCTACACCGGGAAGGACGTCTTCGGGGACATCACCCTAAACCCAAAGAGACATAAGGTGGCACCCGGGGGTTCTACTCCCTCACTGTCCATGTTTGCCCCTCCCCTTCCTACCATCTTGAAGACCCCCATCAAGAAGGTCCTCGATGAATATGGTTGTGCAGACGAGAAGTTCGTGCACGCTATGATCTGGGACCTGAAGGGTATTGACCTCGACCGG GCTCTCTTTGTGATGTACTCTATCGATGCCAACGAGGATACCCTTGAACTCAAGCATGCAGCAGGTGGCCAAGCTGAACGGTCACGTGAGCTATCTTCAGACTGA